TCGCCACCCCGTTGGCTCCTCGCGACATCGCGGTCGGCGAGGTCGTCTGGTCGCTGATCCGGGGCGGGGTCTACGCGCTCGTCTTCTACCTCGTCGCGCTCGCGGTCGGGGTCGTCGAGTCGTGGTGGTCGCTGCTCGCGGTACCTGCGGCGATCTTCATCGGCCTGGCCTTCGCCGCGGTCGGCATGTTCGCCACGACCTTCATGCGCTCCTGGGTCGACTTCGACTGGATCATGCTCGTCATCCAGCCGCTCTTCCTGCTGTCGGCGACCTTCTTCCCGCTGGCCACCTACCCGGGATGGGCGCAGCCGATCGTGCAGGCGACGCCGCTCTACCACGGGGTCGCGCTGGAGCGTGGGCTCATGCTCGGCGAGGTCGGCTGGGGCCTGCTGTGGCACGTCGGCTACCTCGTCGTGCTGGGTGTCGTCGGGGTCTGGGCGACGTCGCGTCGGATCGAGACGCTGCTGCGGTCCTGAGGGGCGAGCAGGACGAAGGGGGGAGCCGCGGCGTGTCGGCGCGCCGCTCCCACCCTCGAACACGTGTTCGGGTAACGTCGTCCACAGGTGCTCGACCGATGACACCGGTGTCCACAGCCTCAGGGCAGCTGCGGACCGTTGTCGGTGGTGGCTCCTAGCGTCTGACCAGACAGCACGAGACGTCCCACTGTGCAGATCTGGTCGCCGGTGGACGCGCCCGACACGATGAATCAGGAAGGTGTGGCATGGCTGACGTCACCGCCATCGACAGCAAGCTCCAGGAGCAGAAGCTCAAGTCCCTCGACAATGTCATGGGCCAGATCGAGAAGGCCCACGGCAAGGGCGCGGTCATGCGCCTCGGCGACGACATCCGTCCCCCGATCGCGGTCATCCCCACCGGATCGATCGCGCTGGACGTGGCCCTCGGCATCGGCGGGCTGCCTCGCGGCCGCGTCGTCGAGATCTACGGTCCGGAGTCCTCCGGAAAGACGACCGTCGCCCTGCACGCCGTCGCCAGCGCCCAGCGGGCCGGTGGCATCGCGGCCTTCATCGACGCCGAGCACGCGCTCGACCCCGACTACGCCAAGAAGCTGGGCGTCGACACCGATGCCCTCCTCGTCAGCCAGCCGGACACCGGTGAGCAGGCGCTCGAGATCGCCGACATGCTCATCCGCTCCGGTGCGCTCGACATCATCGTCATCGACTCCGTCGCCGCGCTCGTGCCCCGCGCCGAGATCGAGGGCGAGATGGGTGACAGCCACGTCGGTCTCCAGGCCCGTCTGATGAGCCAGGCCCTGCGCAAGATCACGGGTGCGCTGAGCACCTCGGGCACCACGGCGATCTTCATCAACCAGCTCCGCGAGAAGATCGGCGTCATGTTCGGCTCGCCCGAGACGACCACGGGTGGCAAGGCGCTGAAGTTCTACGCCTCGGTCCGCCTCGACGTGCGTCGCATCGAGACGCTCAAGGACGGCACCGACGCGGTCGGCAACCGCACCCGCGTCAAGGTCGTCAAGAACAAGGTCTCGCCGCCCTTCAAGCAGGCCGAGTTCGACATCCTCTACGGCCAGGGCATCTCCCGCGAGGGCGGTCTGATCGACATGGGTGTCGAGCACGGCTTCGTCCGCAAGGCCGGCGCCTGGTACACCTACGAGGGCGACCAGATGGGCCAGGGCAAGGAGAATGCCCGCAAGTTCCTCAAGGACAACCCGCTGCTCGGCGAGGAGATCGAGGCCAAGATCAAGACCAAGCTCGGCATCGGTGTCCGGCCGGTCGACGAGTCGGCCGACGAGCCGGCCGAGGTCCCGGTCGACTTCTGAGCCGCGACATGAGCACTGACGAGGCTGCCGCCGCACGCACGCTCGAAGGGCGCCGTCCTGAGGTGCGAGGAGCGCCAGCGACGAGCCTCGAAGGGCTGCGTGCGGCGGTCTCCGCTGTCGAGGCGGGCACCGCGATCCCGCAGCCGGCCGTGCAGCAGCCGTCTCGACGGATCCCGCCGCCCGACCCACAGGCCAAGGATGCGGACGCGGATGCGTACGCCGTCGCGCGCGCCGTCGTCCTGCGGCTGCTCACCGGGGCGCCCAAGTCGCGCTCCGAGCTGGAGAAGGCCCTGCGCCGCAAGGGCTGTCCCGACGACGTGGCGGCCGAGGTCCTCGACCGCTTCGAGCAGGTGGGGCTGGTCGACGACGAGGCCTACGCGCAGGCCTTCGTCCGGTCCAAGCAGGCCGGGAGAGGTCTGGCGCGCCGGGCGTTGTCCCACGAGCTGCGCAAGAAGGGCGTCAACGACGAGCTCGCGCAGGCGGTGCTCGACGAGGTCGACCCGCAGGACGAGCGGGAGCGTGCGCACGAGCTCGTGGCCAAGCGGCTGCGCTCCATGCACGGCCTGGACCGCACGGTCCAGACGCGCCGCCTGGCGGGCATGCTCGCCCGCAAGGGATACGGCAGCGATGTCACCAGGGTCGTCATCGCCGAGGCTCTCGACGCCCAGCCGGAGCACCAGCGCGACTGACGCCCAGCGGTGCGGGCTCCGAGCCCGGCGCGGTACGTGCTCGTCGCCGCACCGCCGCACCGCACCGCAACGCGGCGACCGGGGCGCTCGCGTGCGTAGTGTGGGCGCCGTGACGGACAACGACTCTCTCTTCGGGACCTACGCCCGCGGCGCGGCATGGGACGAGATGCTGGACGAAGGGGGCGATCCCCGCCAGCCCTACAAGCCGATCCACCACACCCTTCGCTCCATGGAGCCGCAGGAGCTGAAGGACCGCGCGGATGCTCTGGCCCGGATGTTCTTCGAGCAGGGCGTGACCTTCGACCACGCCGGCGAGGAGCGACCCTTCCCGCTCGACGCGGTCCCACGCGTCATCGACGCCGAGGCCTGGCACGATGTCGAGCTCGGTGTCGCCCAGCGGGTCAAGGTGCTCGAGGCCTTCCTCGACGACATCTACAGCCGGCCGAGCGGTCTGCCGCGAGCGGTCGAGGACGGCATCGTCCCGTGGAAGCTCATCTCCACCTCCAGCCACTACCACCGCGCCGTGACCGGGCTGCGCCCGCCCAACGGTGTCCGGGCCCACGTGAGCGGCATCGACCTGATCCGCGACGAGGAGGGCACCTTCCGCGTCCTCGAGGACAACGTGCGGGTACCGTCCGGCGTCTCGTACGTCATCGCCAACCGTCGCGCGATGACCAATGTCTTCCCCGAGGCCTTCGCCACCATGCGCATCCGGCCGGTGCACGACTACCCCCGGATGCTCCTGCAGGCGCTGCGCGCCTCGGCTCCCGAGGGGAGGGCCGACCCGACGGTGGTCGTGCTCACCCCCGGCGTCTACAACAGCGCCTACTTCGAGCACACCCTGCTCGCCCGGATGATGGGCGTCGAGCTCGTCGAGGGTCGCGACCTCGTCGTCCGCGGGGGCGAGGTGCGCATGCGCACGACCCATGGCGAGGAGCGGGTCGACGTCATCTACCGACGCATCGACGACGACTTCCTCGACCCGGTGCACTTCCGGCGCGACTCGATGCTCGGGGTGACCGGTCTGATCTCAGCGGTCCGCGCCGGTCGGGTGACACTCGCCAATGCCATCGGCAACGGCGTCGCCGACGACAAGCTCGTCTACTCGTACGTGCCCGACCTGACGCGCTACTACCTCGACGAGGACCCGATCCTGCCCAATGTCGACACCTACCGCCTCCAGGAGCCCGAGGCCCTGCGGGAGGTGCTGGGCCGGCTCGACGAGATGGTGACCAAGCCGGTCGACGGCTCCGGCGGCAAGGGCCTGGTCGTCGGTCCCGCCGCCAGCAGCCGGGAGCTCGACGACCTGCGAGCCAAGCTCACGGAGGACCCACGCGGCTGGATCGCCCAACCGGTGGTGCAGCTGTCGACGGTCCCCACCCTCATCGACGGCAAGCTGCGACCCCGGCACGTGGACCTGCGGCCCTTCGCCGTCAACGACGGCAACGACGTGCAGGTGCTTCCGGGTGGACTCACCCGTGTGGCCCTGCCCGAGGGCCAGCTCGTCGTCAACTCCAGCCAGGGCGGTGGGTCCAAGGACACCTGGGTCCTCGCTGGTCGCTACAACCGCCTGTCCCACACGGCCGACGACGAGCGTGAGGTCATCTTCCTCGGCACCGGCACGGGGACGCACGAGCTCGATGCCGAGCCGGAGCCGGAGCCGGAGCCGACTCAGTCCCAGTCCCAGTCGCAGTCCCAGACCCCGAGCGAGGAGGAGCTGTGATGCTCAGCAGGATCGCGGACTCACTCTTCTGGATCGGCCGCTACATCGAGCGCGCCGACGGCACCGCCCGGATCGTCGACGTGCTGCGCCTGCAGCTGCTCGAGGACCCGGCAGCGGACGAGCAGACCGCCTGCACGATGGTCCTGCGCGGGATCATGGGCTACGAGGACGTCGGCGAGGTCGACTATCTCGGGACCAGTCGCATGCTCGTCTTCGACGCCGGCAACCCCAACGCCGTCTCGGGGTCCTGGCACCAGGCTCGCGAGAACGCCCGTCGCGCCCGCGAGACGGTCTCCACCGAGATGTGGGAGGCGATCAACACGACCTACCACCGGTGGAACGCCTTCACCCCGGGCCGGGCCACCCAGCACCACCTCGGATGGGTGCGCGAGCGAGCCGCCCTCCTCGACGGGCTGACCGACACCACGATGAGCCACGACGACGCCTGGGACTTCCTCGTGCTGGGTCGCGCGCTGGAGCGCGCCGACATGACCGCCCGCCTCGTGGCGACGGGGGCCAGCGACTTCGGTCCCGGGTGGGGCTCGGTCCTGGCCAGCTGCGGTGCGCAGCAGGCCATGCTGCGCACGATGCGTGGCGTCGTCACCGACCGCACGGCCGCGGCCTTCCTCACGCTGGACCGACGCTTCCCGCGGTCGGTCATCGCCGCGCTCAAGGAGGCCGAGGACCGGCTGATCAACCTGTCGCCGGACAAGGACCGGGTGGGCTTCTCCGACGAGGCCCGCCGCATCCTCGGGCAGATCCGCACGTCGCTGGAGTTCAGCAACCCCGCCACGGTGCTGCACGACCTGCCCGAGCGGATGCAGCTGGTGCAGGAGGCCGTCACGGCGGCATCGGACGCGATCGGAGCGCGCTACTTCATGTCCGCGCCGGTCCAGGAGTGGACGGGAGAGATCGTATGAGCAGCAGGCGCCACCGCATCGTCCACCGCACGACGATGCGCTATGACGGCGAGGTCACCGCAGCGCACAACGAGCTGCGGATGATCCCCGTGAGCGAGCCGGGGCAGGCGACCCTCGAGGCCCGCGTCCGCGTGCGCCCGCTCACCTGGAGCAATGTCTACGAGGACCACTGGGGCACCCAGGTCATGGCGATGGAGTCACAGACTCCTCACGACGTCCTCGAGATCGAGGCCACGAGCACGGTGGAGCGCTCGGAGCTGCCCGTCGAGGCCGAGGACGTCGGCTGGGAGGCCGTGCGCGCGCCCCGCACGGTCGATGACCTGAGCGAGTTCCTCGCGCAGACCGAGCGGACCGACCCTCCGGAGGAGGTCGCTGCACTCGCCCGCGAGTACGCCGAGGCGCCGACGCCCCGCGCTGCCGCCATGGACATCGTCGCCCGGGTCCACGAGGCACTGACCTACGAGAGGGGCATCACCGGGTGGCAGGCCACCGCGGCCGAGGTCTGGGAGCGCCGTGGTGGCGTCTGCCAGGACTTCGCCCACCTGACGCTCGGCGCCCTGCGGAGCGTCGGGATCCCGGCCCGCTACGTCAGCGGGTACCTCACCGTCGAGGACGGCGAGGTCGCCCGCGGCGCCACGGTCCAGGCCCGTAACCACGCGTGGATCGAGCTGTGGGACGGCGGGTGGCACCCGCTCGACCCGACCAATGTCGGCCCGGTGGGGTTGGACCACGTGGTCGTCGGCCGTGGGCGTGACTACGACGATGTCTCTCCCTTCCGTGGGATGTTCGTCGGACCGGAGATCACCGACCTCGAGCTGGAGATCACCTACACCCGCCTCGGGTGAGCCGACGTACCCTTGACGGGCCATGACTGCGACGCCCAAGACCTATGACGTGCGCACCCACGGGTGCCAGATGAATGTCCACGACTCCGAGCGGTTGGCCGGTCTCCTCGAGACCGCCGGCTACGTGGACCTCGCGAGCCTGCCCACCGACGACCGGGGTGAGGTGGCCGACGTCGTCGTCTTCAACACCTGTGCCGTGCGGGAGAACGCCGACAACAAGCTCTACGGCAACCTCGGCCAGCTGCGCCAGCTCAAGCAGCGCAACCCCGACCTGCAGATCGCCGTCGGCGGTTGCATGGCGCAGAAGGACCGGGCGACGATCGTCGACAGGGCGCCCTGGGTCGACGTCGTCTTCGGCACGCACAACATCGGCTCCCTGCCGGCGCTCCTGGACCGGGCGCGGCACAACGAGGAGGCGCAGGTCGAGATCCTCGAGTCCCTCGAGACCTTCCCCTCGGCCCTGCCCACCCGACGCGACTCCGCCTACTCGGGCTGGACGTCGATCTCGGTCGGCTGCAACAACACCTGCACCTTCTGCATCGTCCCCGCCC
The genomic region above belongs to Janibacter limosus and contains:
- a CDS encoding ABC transporter permease — translated: MSASGVLTPGLAMWRSVVERNVVSFRRQWAAFVTGFAEPVFYLFSLGIGVGSLVPFVMTDGGSQVSYAAFVAPAMLASSAMNGAVMDSTFNVFFKLKYARIYDAMLATPLAPRDIAVGEVVWSLIRGGVYALVFYLVALAVGVVESWWSLLAVPAAIFIGLAFAAVGMFATTFMRSWVDFDWIMLVIQPLFLLSATFFPLATYPGWAQPIVQATPLYHGVALERGLMLGEVGWGLLWHVGYLVVLGVVGVWATSRRIETLLRS
- the recA gene encoding recombinase RecA, with the translated sequence MGQIEKAHGKGAVMRLGDDIRPPIAVIPTGSIALDVALGIGGLPRGRVVEIYGPESSGKTTVALHAVASAQRAGGIAAFIDAEHALDPDYAKKLGVDTDALLVSQPDTGEQALEIADMLIRSGALDIIVIDSVAALVPRAEIEGEMGDSHVGLQARLMSQALRKITGALSTSGTTAIFINQLREKIGVMFGSPETTTGGKALKFYASVRLDVRRIETLKDGTDAVGNRTRVKVVKNKVSPPFKQAEFDILYGQGISREGGLIDMGVEHGFVRKAGAWYTYEGDQMGQGKENARKFLKDNPLLGEEIEAKIKTKLGIGVRPVDESADEPAEVPVDF
- a CDS encoding regulatory protein RecX, which produces MSTDEAAAARTLEGRRPEVRGAPATSLEGLRAAVSAVEAGTAIPQPAVQQPSRRIPPPDPQAKDADADAYAVARAVVLRLLTGAPKSRSELEKALRRKGCPDDVAAEVLDRFEQVGLVDDEAYAQAFVRSKQAGRGLARRALSHELRKKGVNDELAQAVLDEVDPQDERERAHELVAKRLRSMHGLDRTVQTRRLAGMLARKGYGSDVTRVVIAEALDAQPEHQRD
- a CDS encoding circularly permuted type 2 ATP-grasp protein, translated to MLDEGGDPRQPYKPIHHTLRSMEPQELKDRADALARMFFEQGVTFDHAGEERPFPLDAVPRVIDAEAWHDVELGVAQRVKVLEAFLDDIYSRPSGLPRAVEDGIVPWKLISTSSHYHRAVTGLRPPNGVRAHVSGIDLIRDEEGTFRVLEDNVRVPSGVSYVIANRRAMTNVFPEAFATMRIRPVHDYPRMLLQALRASAPEGRADPTVVVLTPGVYNSAYFEHTLLARMMGVELVEGRDLVVRGGEVRMRTTHGEERVDVIYRRIDDDFLDPVHFRRDSMLGVTGLISAVRAGRVTLANAIGNGVADDKLVYSYVPDLTRYYLDEDPILPNVDTYRLQEPEALREVLGRLDEMVTKPVDGSGGKGLVVGPAASSRELDDLRAKLTEDPRGWIAQPVVQLSTVPTLIDGKLRPRHVDLRPFAVNDGNDVQVLPGGLTRVALPEGQLVVNSSQGGGSKDTWVLAGRYNRLSHTADDEREVIFLGTGTGTHELDAEPEPEPEPTQSQSQSQSQTPSEEEL
- a CDS encoding alpha-E domain-containing protein gives rise to the protein MLSRIADSLFWIGRYIERADGTARIVDVLRLQLLEDPAADEQTACTMVLRGIMGYEDVGEVDYLGTSRMLVFDAGNPNAVSGSWHQARENARRARETVSTEMWEAINTTYHRWNAFTPGRATQHHLGWVRERAALLDGLTDTTMSHDDAWDFLVLGRALERADMTARLVATGASDFGPGWGSVLASCGAQQAMLRTMRGVVTDRTAAAFLTLDRRFPRSVIAALKEAEDRLINLSPDKDRVGFSDEARRILGQIRTSLEFSNPATVLHDLPERMQLVQEAVTAASDAIGARYFMSAPVQEWTGEIV
- a CDS encoding transglutaminase family protein — encoded protein: MSSRRHRIVHRTTMRYDGEVTAAHNELRMIPVSEPGQATLEARVRVRPLTWSNVYEDHWGTQVMAMESQTPHDVLEIEATSTVERSELPVEAEDVGWEAVRAPRTVDDLSEFLAQTERTDPPEEVAALAREYAEAPTPRAAAMDIVARVHEALTYERGITGWQATAAEVWERRGGVCQDFAHLTLGALRSVGIPARYVSGYLTVEDGEVARGATVQARNHAWIELWDGGWHPLDPTNVGPVGLDHVVVGRGRDYDDVSPFRGMFVGPEITDLELEITYTRLG